TCCCTTGGAAGTGCTAGAGGATCTGACAAAACGCTATGGTGAAACCTTTGTCGTGTCGAAAAATACATCGCCTCTGGTTGTTTACTTTAGCAATCCCAAGGCGATTCAGCAGATTTTTACTGCCGACCCAGAGCTATTTGAGATTGGTAGTGGGAATGATATTTTACTCCCCCTGCTGGGCAAACACTCAATGATCTTACTCGACGGCGATCACCATCAACGTCAAAGACGGCTGTTAATGCCTCCCTTTCATGGCGATCGCATGCGTACCTATGGGCAGTTGATTTGTAGCATCACTAAACAAGTAATCAGTCAGTGGAGAGTTGGCGAATCCTTCCTTGTCCGTGCGTCCATGCAAGAGATCTCCCTGCGAGTCATCCTCAGCGCCATTTTTGGTCTACATGAGGGAGAGCGGTTTGACCAACTTAGGCAACTGCTCACATCGATGTTAGACTCGCTTAGCTCCCCCTTGAGTTCTACCTTGCTGTTCTTTCCCTCACTGCAAAAGGATTGGGGACCACTGAGTCCGTGGGGACGCTTCCTGCAGATCAAACAGCAAGTCGATCGACTGATATATGCTGAAATTCAGGCAAGGAGAGAGCAAGCTGATCCCAACCGTGACGATATCCTCACCTTGCTACTAGGAGCGCGCGATCAGACAGGTCAGCCAATGACCGATGAGGAGTTACGCGATGAACTGCTGACACTGCTGTTTGCCGGTCATGAAACTACAGCTTCTGCCTTAGCATGGGCATTATACTGGATCGACCATCTGCCTGAAGTTCAAGACAAATTGTTGTACGAACTCACTACTCTCCCTCCGGACACAGACCCCAGCGCCATTGCCCGACTGCCCTATTTGAGTGCAGTTTGTTCCGAGACACTGCGGATCTACCCAATTGCCCTAACTCCCTTCCCGCGAATTTTGAAGTCACCGATGGAGATTATGGGCTATCAGCTTGAGCCAGGTACGATCCTACTCCTTTCTACCTACTTAACCCACCAACGAGAGGATATCTACCCAGAACCTAAGCAGTTTAACCCAGAGCGGTTCTTACAGAGACAATTTTCACCCTATGAGTATTTGCCGTTTGGTGGCAGCAACCGTCGCTGTATTGGGCTTGCCTTTGCTCAGTTTGAAATGAAATTAGTACTAGCGACCATTCTGTCACACTACAAACTCAATCTGGTTAGTAACCGTCCCATCAAGCCAACCCGGCGTGGATTAACTCTCGCTCCTCCGGGAAATATGCGGATGGTTGTCACGCAGCATCGGCAGCAGAAGACCCCCATCCTGGTTTAGTTTATAGAAGCCATTTGACATCTATCCATTTGATAGCCGTTTGAGCATCAGTCTGAGCAAACAAAGGTTGAGTTTAGCTGTGGCATTGACCAACGTTTTCTCAAAGTTTTTGACCAAACTCTTACATCGTTCCATCCAAGAATTAGACCGCTCAATCACCCATCGGGTTGCTACTCGAACAAATCCAGAGTGACCTTGGGCTGCCTTTTCGGCTTTCGTGGGCTTGGGTGCCAGTTCAAACCTGAGCTTGGTCATCATCTGAGGATAAAGTTTTTGTAGGGCAGCGGTGATGGTGTTTGGGTGATAGCCATGGTCGAGCAAAATGGTGATTTTGGGGACGTTGACGGGCTTGGCTCGAAAGTAATCCAGGTGATTGCTTAGCAGTTCAATCAAGCCTTGGTCATCGGACACATTAGCAGGAGTGCAGTGGGTAAAAAACGGCAACCCTAGAGGATCGACGGCGAGATGGCGTTTGATGCCATTAGTGCATTTGTAATGGCAGAACCCTTTGGACTCGATACTAGCACTACAGGTGTTTTTCACCGCTTGTGAGTCAACGATTAGTAACCGCGTCCATTTTTGTTTTTTTTGACATGTTGCCGCACCTGCGAATGCAATCTCGTCATTATCTGTTCGAGAACGCCATCCGCACGCCACTGCTTGTAATGCCAGAATACCGTCGAGTAGGGTGGCAAGTCTTTGGGCAGGTCACCCCAATTACAACCATTCTTAAGTTGATAAAAGACGCCATCCAAGATTTGCCGCTTTGTCCAGCAAGGTGGCCTGGTTTTCTTCTTTTGGGGCACTAATGGCTCGATGAGCTCCCACTCTTTGTCAGTTAAGCTGCTGGAGTACGGCATTTATTTCTGATCTTAGCTTTTCATTAGAGATCTCAAATAGGTTCTATAGCAATCTAATTTGATTTGTGGGGCAGGCTTCCAGCCTGCACAGGCAAGATGCCCATCCTACATCTCACAATTTATTTAGGATTGCTATAGCAATGTCTCATATGAAATCCGCTTAAATGACTGTAAGATCTCGCCCTCGCCCCCTACCCCTCTCCCAAACTTGGGAGAGGAGTGCCGGAGGCGGGGTGAGGGCTGCCAAATCATGGGCAATCAACCGGATTTGATATCAAACCTAAACTAAACTTAGTCATCTTACCTAAAACTTTTCTTTTTCCACAAATTTGTTAAACATTTTTGCTTAGCTTGTTGCACGAATACTTAGCAATAAATTTGCGACTAGAGCAGGCAGGATGCCTACCCCACTGACTAAATTAGTGCATTGTGGGGTCGGCTTCTAGTCCGCCTTGTTTTCACTTTTTTTATGTCTACCTACTTAGTAGCCAAATAAAGTATTGCTATAGAGATGTATAGCAATCTGATTTGATTTGTGAGGCAGGCTTCCAGCCTGTACAGGCAAGATGCCCATCCTACATCTCACAACTTATTTAGGATTGCTATATCTGAACTTTACAGTCAAATTCAACAAATTACTCCATATATACCCCTGGCAATCATCTTGTCAAAAGACAGGTTGTAAAACTTATCTTTAGTGCCCAATTTTACTTTAATTAGGAGAATTATTTATCTACTCAGAGCTATTTAAATAGCTTAAAAATTCCTTAGAAAATCAGAGAAAGTCGGTATTTCATCTAAGAATTGTATACCAGTTATTGCACCAAGCTTTTCATAAATAAGGGAGTGCATTCATGGAATTTTTATCTGACACTGTAGCACTGTCGCGCATGCAGTTTGCGCTAACTGCTATATTCCATATGCTCTGGCCCGTGCTGAGTACAGGCATGGCAATCTATTTGGTTATCGTTGAGGGACTGTGGCTGAGAACTCGCAATTCTGATTACTACTACCATGCCCGCTTTTGGTCGAAGCTTTATGTCCTCAACTTCGGCATCGGTGTGGCTACGGGTATACCAATGGAATTTCAGTTCGGGACAAACTGGGCACCGTTCTCCGAGGCTGTGGGTAACTTTTTTGGCAGCATTATGGGGTTTGAAGCTACTTGGGCATTCATGCTGGAGGCTGCTTCTCTAGGTATTATGGTGTTCGGCTGGGAGCGCGTTAATCCCATCATTCACTATATCTCCACAATTCTGGTTGCTTTCGGCGCAAACGCATCAACATTCTGGATTTTAACGGCAAGCTCCTGGATGCAAACGCCTGCAGGTGGGGAACTGGTTAATGGCAAGTTTGTGATTAACGATTATTTTCAGGCGATCTTCAATCCTTTCATGCGGAACAGCGTTCTCCACATGTTCTTTGGCACATTAGAGACTTCACTGTTTGTGATTGGTGGGATTAGCGCCTGGTACATTCTCAATAATCGCCATCATGCTTTCTTTTCTAAGGCTTTGAAGATTGTCTTAGCGGCGGCGATCGCCGTTGCCCCGTTGCAGATCTACATTGGACACTTGAGTGCCGAACAAGTGTACAAACTTCAGCCTTCAAAACTAGCAGCAATGGAAGCTCAGTGGAACACTATACCAGCTGGACAATCTGCTGATTGGAGCATTCTGGCTTGGCCTAATGACAAAGCAGAAAAAAATGACTGGGAAATCGCAATTCCTAATGGATTGGGATACATTCTGGAACTCAAAAAAAATCTCTCTGAACCTGTACAAGGGCTGAAGGAATGGAAACCTGAAGATCGACCTCACCTCCTGCCTTTGATCTACTATTCTTTCCGCATCATGGTTGGCATCGGGTTCTTTCTGGCGGGACTCATGCTATGGAGCTTACTGCAGTGGTTACGTGGTAAGCTCTCTCCAGAAGACATTACCCAGCAACGGTGGCTGATGCGTGCCTGGATCTTCGCAGCTCCCTTGGGCTACATTGCAGTAGATTCAGGTTGGATTGTGCGCTGTGTCGGACGACAGCCGTGGACTGTCTATAAACAAATTCGTACAGTTGACTCTGCCTCCAATCTGCCTCCTAGCAACGTCTTAACGACTTTAATTATCTTTACAGGAACCTACATTCTTTTGTTGTTTGCTGCCTTATACTTTGGCAGCCGCATTATCCGTAGAGGTCCAAATTTAGACTTACCAATACCAGGGATTGAAACAAAACCTGCAATAAATACCACTCCTGGAGAGTTTGTTCGAGATGAACGTCCCGTAGAAGCAAAACAGTAGGAGATTGTATGGAGACGCTAAAGTATTTTCTACCCCAAGTCTGGTTTGGGATTTTGGCTCTGTTCCTCTTTCTCTACGTCATGCTGGATGGGTTTGACTTAGGGGTAGGTATTTTGTCTCTGACTTCCTCCAATGAGGAACGGCGGAGTATCTTGATGACCAGCTTGAGCAACATTTGGGATGCTAACGAAACTTGGCTAGTGCTGATGGGAGGCAGCCTGTTTGGGGCATTTCCCCTAGCCTATGCCACGATCCTGAATGCCCTCTACATTCCGGTTTGTGTAATGTTGTTTGGGTTGATCTTTCGTGCCGTGGCATTTGAGTTTCGCGAGCAAGCAAACCGCAAATTCTTTTGGAATGTAGCCTTTGGTGCTGGGAGTTTCCTAGCAGCACTCGGTCAAGGATTCGCCCTTGGTGCTGTACTAGCAGGTATTAAAGTGGATGAGGTAGGTCACTTTGTCGGCACAACCTGGGACTGGCTGAGTTGGCAGTCAGTGGTGACAGCTTTGACGCTGATCCAAGGCTACGTCCTGATTGGCTCAACCTATCTGATCTGGAAAACAGAGGGAGAAGTGCAGACAACCCATTATAAAACTGCCAAAATTGCAGCTTGGACAACACTGCTGGGAGCAATTTTCATCACAATCACAACTCCCATCTTTTACGAAAGTGCCAGGACTCGCTTGTTTCAGCAGCCGCTCGTTTATATCTTTGGCATTATTCCCGTCCTCGGAATCTTGCTGATCTCGCAACTTCTCACCAGCCTCGGTCGCCGACAAGAACGAGCACCTTTCGTCTGGACAATTCTCATTTTTGTGCTGACGTTTATTGGGCTGGCGTTAGTTGTCTTCCCCTACATCATTCCCCCCCAAATTACCATCTATGAGGCAGCTGCCGATCCAAGTGCGCTGGTCTTCATGCTGATCTTTGTTGGCTTCCTCATCCCCGTTATGTTGTTCTACAACATCTACCAATATGTCGTTTTTCGGGGTAAAGTCACTGCTGACGGACACTACGGGGATTAGAGACAGGACTAGGCAGAGGCGATCGCTTTATTTCCCAATATCTTCATCCCATAGTTGAGGATTTTTTTGAATAAACTCTCTCATCAACTGCTTACACTCATCCAAATCTAAATTAATGACTTCAACGCCGTGGGATTCCATAAATTCCTTGGCACCAGAGAAGGTTTCTGACTCACCCGCAATCACTTTTTTAATCCCAAACTGAACAACTGCTCCAGCACAGAGATAGCAAGGCATCAAGGTAGAATACAGCGTCGTATCCTGGTAATTGCCGATTCTGCCAGCATTACGAAGACAATCAATTTCAGCGTGAGTAACAGGGTCATTGTCTTGGACGCGCTTGTTGTGTCCTCTACCGACAATCTGCCTGTTTTTGACAATGACTGAACCGATGGGAATGCCGCCTTCTTGTAATCCTTGTTTTGCTTCGGCGATCGCAGCTTCCATAAAATCATCCATAAATTGATTCTCCTGCTATGTCCAAACAACTCGTATTAATGGATCACGATGGCGGTGTTGATGATTATCTAGCAACGATGCTGCTGATGACGATGGATTGTATCGAATGCCTAGGCATCATCATTACTCCAGCGGATTGCTATGTCCAACCAGCAGTGAGTGCAACGCGCAAAATTCTCGATTTGATCGGCTGCTTTGATATCCCAGTTGCAGAAAGCACTGTGCGCGGTATTAACCCCTTCCCAAGTCTCTACCGCCGAGATTCTTTTATTGTCGATCACCTCCCCATCCTGAATGAGAGCGAAACAATTCGCACTCCTCTAGTGGCGGAAACCGGTCAAGAATTTATGGTGCGGGTGTTGGCTCAAGCTTCTGAACCAGTAACGCTGATGGTAACAGGTCCGTTGACCACAGTAGCAGCTGCCTTGGATAAAGCACCAGAGATTGAAGCAAAGATTAAACAGATTGTCTGGATGGGGGGTGCACTGAATGTCTCCGGTAATGTGGAAAAGAGCCTTGAGGCGGGACAGGATGGTTCGGCAGAATGGAATGCGTATTGGGACCCACTTGCAGCTGAGCGAGTGTGGCAGACACAGATTGGAATTTTAATGTGTCCTTTAGATCTGACTAACCAGGTCCCAGTTACATCCGAGTTAGTGCAACAGTTAGGTAAACAACGCCGATATCCATTGTCCGATTTGGCTGGACAATGTTACGCACTAGTCATTCCACAGGATTACTATTTCTGGGATGTGCTGGCAACAGCTTATCTAGCACACCCGGAGTTCTATCAACTGCGCGAGTGGGAGACGATGATTGTAACGACTGGTCTTAGTCAAGGACGTACCAAGATTGTATCTGGAGGTCGTAAAATTCAGGCAATGGATCGAGTAGATGTATCTAGCTTTTCCACTTATATTTTGCAACAATGGGCGCGTTAGCTCTGGCTAGGGAGACAAGCTGGCGATCGCTTTGTTGGTCAAACCACTAAGATCCTCAGCGGCTGAAGGATTTATGAAATAATTGTAACCTTTTATAAAGAGTCTCTACCGCTGTCTGCCTTAATACTCTAAGTATTAGTACTTGCTGATTCAGAAGAGTAAAGTCTTGTTAAAAAATATATAAAAATCTTGCTTTTGACTACCAAAGAATTTGATAATTAATTCTGACTGAGCATTCAGGTTGTAATAAACTGAAAGATTTTCAGAGCATCTAGCTCGTTAAGATACCTTAGCTAATTGCTGGAAAGCAAAGTAACGCTGTTAGTTAAAAGTGTTGCGATGTAGAAATTGCGTAGATCAAACAGACCTTACTTAAAAGCTAATAATTCTCAGTACTTTTCAAATTTTGCAGTTAAATTTGTTGCATAAACGCCAGGAGCAGTTGTAATGAGCGGTTTTATCAAAACTATCAAAAACTTATTGAGTGGCATTCTATCTTTCTTTATTGGGCTTCTTGGTGGTAAGAAGTCTGAGCAAAACAAGCCCAACACACCTTCATCGGTAGAAAAGCTGGCAGAAGCCACTAGTTCATCAGCAGAACAACTGGCAGACGCCACTGCCAAAACTAGCAGCGGGATTGTATCTTCCTTCACTGAGCTTGTCGGTAGGGAGAAGTCTGAGAAAAACAAGCCCAGCCAAGCTTCATCTAAAAATCGGAAACGCAGCGGTTACTTTATGGAACTGGATGAAGCTGAGGAGATGAAGTCTGGTAATGGCAATCAACCAGCCAAGGCAGATGCAAAAACTCCAAAATCAGTTGCAAAGGCTCAACCTGCCAAAGCAGAATCAGCCCAAGCAAACAAAGCTGATGCCAAGGCTCAACCTGCTAAAGAACCTGCTAAAGAAGTTGAGCTAGTTCAAACTGCCCAAGGGGTTAAGGCTGAACCCGCCAAGAAAGAAAAAGCAGCGGCAGCAAGTGCTAATGGTCAAACTCAAACTGAAACGACATTTGCACCTAAATATCTCGCCCCGTCGGTCACTTCCTCAAATGGTCGTCGTCGTCCAGGACCCAGTATGAACAACTTCTTAGACATGGCGCGTCAAGTCAAAACTCCCGGCAAAGCCTAACAACACCCAGCCTGATTCTTAACAAAGACTAGCCCACTATATAAATGAAAAGCTGGGTCCCAATTCGTCTCCGTCCTGCGAAACAGGTGAATGTGAGACTGAAGGCGACCTAGCATTTCTGTTTGCTCTAGCACCGTCTCAGCAAAAGGTGTGAAATCAGACCAACTTTTGGCATGAGTCAGTTGTTGATCAAGGCAACCAGTTAAGTTGTTCCAGTTAATTCTGGTAGTCATCTGGCTGTTGATTTGACTCTGCTGCTTTGAGATCGCAACGTCATGCTGAAATTGGTAACTTTTATCGTGGAGCCTCAGAATACAAAGCTTGCTTGGGAGGTGTAAATCGCAAAATTGAGCATAGTCTTGGGTCTGGGTTTTGCGTTTTAACTTGCCTCGGGCATCGAGATCCACTACTTGTTCAAAAATTGGTAACAGTCCTGTTACGCGCTGGGTTACTTCTGACCAGTTGAAACTAAGAGAACCTAGCTGTCCCTGTTCATTTTGACAAACAACTGTGGCTGGCGGAACAGCTGATTGAAAATAGTTGACTTGAAAAACTTGAATTCTCTGAATTTCTGCGAGTGTTGCCCAGAAACAAGGGACACCAGATTTACGCAGATTTTGACCTAAAAAGCGCAGTTCTCCAATCTGACCAGTCCGGCAAAGCCGCCAGCCTCGACTAGGTAATTGTAGCCGTGCCGTATAGGGGTCTAGCTGCATAATCTGGGCAAACTTTTGGGCAGCTGTAGTTTTGATTTCAGTCGGGACAGGTTCTAAGACCAATACCCCCATCTGAGTATTGCTGGGGTCAGCGGTAGCCTGAGCAATGGCTTGTTGTCGTTGTTCTGTGGCGATGCCTTCGGCAAGCTTCGCTAACGCTTCTAGTCGTTGCAAACCTTGACGTGCTTGAGCCACAATCTTACTATTGATTGCACTACGCAGCAGTTGCCGATAAATATCTTCTGCTGCTTCCAACTTGCCAGATACTTCATGCAAACGTCCGAGATAAAATTGCACCCAAGGGTCTTGGGGCGACTTATGCAGCATTTCTTTGAGTAATTCAGCTGCAGTGCGATAGTCTTGGCGTTCAAAGGCAGCGGCAACTTGCTCAAGCATGAATTGATTTTAGCTCAATCGCCTTTAGCCGCCCTCAATTCATCTCATACTTATGTAGATCCAGATTCTAATACTGCCGCTGTTAGGGATAAAGCAACCACGGGTGCTGTAACAGCTCTAAGGATGCGACGACCTAGCGAAACAGGTTGAAATCCAGCTGCGATCGCACACTCAACCTCAGCAGCAGTCCATCCCCCTTCTGGACCAGTGGCGATCAACATCTTAGATGTTAGGGACACAGAATTGAGTGCTTGCTGTAAATGAGAATGACTGCCACGGGCAACGCAGAGATACCGATGAGTAGCAGTAGCAGTTGAAATAGCAGCAGCAAAGGAAACAGGCTCTAGGATAGTAGGCACAATCAATCGCTCTGATTGTTCCGCTGCTTCTTGAGCAATCCGCCGCCAACGCTCTAATTTTTGGAGACTGGGATTGAGCAAAGTGCGATCGCTTACCACCGGAGCAATGCAAGCCACCCCTAACTCAGTACAGCAGCGCACCACTTCATCAAATCCGTTTCCTTTGGGTAACGCCACCATCAGCGTAATTGAGCCAGGTAATTCTGTTTGCACATTCAGCGGCTCTAAAATTTGCGCTTCTGCTCCTGTTAGCTGAGCTAACCACCATTTTCCTAATCCATCCATCACAATCAAGCGATCGCCACTCCGCAGCCTTAATACTCGATTAAGGTAATGCTGTTGCTGAGTTGTCAAGACAACTTTCTCATCTTGCAGCTGGGAAGGAGCGATCGCGAGTCGTTGCAGTTGAGCCATTCGATTTTAGATTTTGGATTTTGGATTCATCTAAAATCACTCTGCTTAGGACAGATTCTTCAGGTAAGTGTCTATCGCCTCGTTAACTAGCTGCGTCATCGGCTTGCCTTGGCGGGCGGCAGCGTCCTTTAGCTTGCTATAAATTTCATCCTGAATGCTGACTCGGCGACGCGCTTTACTATTAGTAGCGATGGTCGTATTAGCGATCGCTACCACTTTGCCATCGCTCTCCTCTGTGACTGGTGCAGTAGTAGAGTCTGCCATCGCCTCCACTAGACCATCTTGATCGTCTGTTATCTCTGCCGCCGCAGTTTGTGCCTCATAGTTGGCAGCGAACTCACGGATTGGTTCAAAACCAACGCGAGTGCAAAAGTCCCCGAAACTTTCCCCTGATTGGCGTGACTGCTTGAAGTAGACAAAAATCGGTTCTAACTGGGTTTCCAGGTCATTAAAATGTAGCCGTTCCATATAGGGTACTGCTAGCCGCGTCTGATCCTGCGACCCCCCCAACCAAACCTGGTAAGATTCGGGTGCGCTGCCCACAAATCCTAATTCTGCCATATATGGTCTAGCACAACCATTAGGGCAACCTGTCATCCTCACTACAAACTCTTCTTGCTCTAAGCCTACTTTGTTTAGCAGCGCTTCAATTCGCTGCAAGGTGTTGGGCATTATCCGTTCTGATTCAGTGATTGCCAAGCCGCAAGTAGGCAAGGCAGGACAAGCCATCGAATACCGGACTAGAGGTTTAATCGCATCTGGATCGGCTTGAACACCGTAGCGCGTCAGAATCTGCTCAATTGCCTGCCGCTTTTCTGGTTCAATGTCACAGAAAATTATGTTGTGGTGCGGTGTTAGCCGGATAGGTAAGTCAAACTGCTGCACGATTTCCCGGAGAGCAGTTCTCAGTTGGAACGTGCCTTCATCTTTAACCCGACCATTTTCTACCGAGATGCCAAGGAAAAGTTTTCCATCTCCCTGTTCGTGCCAACCCAGGAAGTCTTTATATTTAAATTCTGGCAGTGGCTTGAATGGTTGGAGCGGTTTGCCAAAGTATTTTTCTACCATCGACCGAAACTTATCAACGCCCCAATCCTGGATGAGGTACTTCAAGCGAGCGTGACGCCGATCAGTGCGATCGCCATAGTCCCGCTGAGCTGCCACAATTGCCTTAACTAGTTCGTAAACGTCATCCTTGGCTACATAGCAAATTTCATCAGCCAGCCGTGCAAAAGTCTCTTCTTTATTGTGCGTCCGCCCCAAGCCGCCACCAGCAAAGACGTTAAATCCCTCTAGCTCTTGCTGAGCGTTGGTAATTACTACCAAGCTGAGGTCTTGAGTATATAGATCGATCGAATTATCCCCTGGTACAGTTACGGCACACTTAAACTTCCGGGGCATATAGTAAGTGCCGTAAATTGGCTCCTCACCGTTGTGGAATATCGTTCCACTACCATTACGCTGCCGTGCTGCCTTCACTTCTGGGTTTTCTTCAGCGCTAATCGCTTTTTCCCCATCTAGCCAAATTTCATAGTAGGCACCCGTTTGCGGTGCCAGCAAGTCAGCAATATTTTGGGCATACTCCCAAGCGTACTGATACTCCGGTTGATTCTTAAACGCGGCTGGTGGTGCCATGACATTGCGGTTGACATCGCCGCAAGCCGCCAGCGTTGAACCCATGTTTTTGATGATGGCGGCGATCGCACTCTTAAGATTCTTCTTTAAAATTCCATGCAGCTGAAACCCCTGTCTAGTGGTAACTCGCAATGTCTGATTGCCATACTCATCCGCTAGCTTGTCTAAGGTTAGATACAGCTGCGGCGGCACCAAACCGCCAGGGTTTTTGGTTCGCAGCATGAACTGGTAATCTTTTTCCTGCCCCTTGACCCGATTGTCCCGGTTGTCCTGCTGGTAGGAACCATGAAACTTCAGAATTTGAACTGCGTTTTCTGTAAAGTGGTTCGTGTCCTGGAGTATCTCTGTTGCGACCGGTTCACGTAAAAAATTACTACGTTCTTTTAGTCCTTCTACCTTAGAAGGCTTACGGGATGCGGGAGTGGGAGTTGAAGTTTGAACCATTGGAGTTTTGAGGAGATTTCAACAACGTATTTTTCACCGCCGCCCCGGTAAATCAGAAACACCTGCTCGGCTGTTTAATCTCCGGTAAATCAGTCGGTATTGTGAAGAATGATTTGATCTTAACACGACAAAAAGCTGGAGTTGCCACCGTTTTACCAGTGTACAACCCCAGCATTATAGCGAGTTAGGAGTAAAGTCAGGGAAAAAGATTATTAGGCTGAAGTCTTGACCCCAGTTTCAGAGGGGATTTCTTAGTCCCCTATCGCTCGATCTTCCGTCGTTATTTCTAGTTGAAGCGGTAGCCTGCACCTGCCTGGAAGCTGACAGCAGAACCAGAGTTATTTTCGAAGGCGTTAATGCCTACTTTGGCATCACCATAAAGAACAATGTTTCTTCTCAGTTCAGCTTCAACGCCTGTGGTTAGCACAACTGCATTTTTGTTACCTAAAGGAGTTGATTGTCCTCTTGCTTCAACAAAAGAATAACCAGCACCCAGATAAGCATTGGCATTATTGGTGATAGGAACGTCGTAAGAAACTATCGGCATGATAGCACTTGTTTTATCACTAAAAAGGATCGCACCTCTAGCAGAAACTGGTGTATTTGGGATAGCAAGGCGACCTTGAATATTACCACCAAACTTAGCATCTTCAGTGACTCCAACTGAAAGACCCGCACCTAGATAGCTAGCATTAGTACCCGTAGGTTGAGCAGAAGCAGCGCCAGCTAATAGAAAGACAGGAGCAAT
This window of the Chroococcidiopsis sp. CCMEE 29 genome carries:
- a CDS encoding transposase, whose translation is MVDSQAVKNTCSASIESKGFCHYKCTNGIKRHLAVDPLGLPFFTHCTPANVSDDQGLIELLSNHLDYFRAKPVNVPKITILLDHGYHPNTITAALQKLYPQMMTKLRFELAPKPTKAEKAAQGHSGFVRVATRWVIERSNSWMERCKSLVKNFEKTLVNATAKLNLCLLRLMLKRLSNG
- a CDS encoding 16S rRNA (uracil(1498)-N(3))-methyltransferase is translated as MAQLQRLAIAPSQLQDEKVVLTTQQQHYLNRVLRLRSGDRLIVMDGLGKWWLAQLTGAEAQILEPLNVQTELPGSITLMVALPKGNGFDEVVRCCTELGVACIAPVVSDRTLLNPSLQKLERWRRIAQEAAEQSERLIVPTILEPVSFAAAISTATATHRYLCVARGSHSHLQQALNSVSLTSKMLIATGPEGGWTAAEVECAIAAGFQPVSLGRRILRAVTAPVVALSLTAAVLESGST
- a CDS encoding transposase, whose translation is MPYSSSLTDKEWELIEPLVPQKKKTRPPCWTKRQILDGVFYQLKNGCNWGDLPKDLPPYSTVFWHYKQWRADGVLEQIMTRLHSQVRQHVKKNKNGRGY
- a CDS encoding cytochrome ubiquinol oxidase subunit I — its product is MEFLSDTVALSRMQFALTAIFHMLWPVLSTGMAIYLVIVEGLWLRTRNSDYYYHARFWSKLYVLNFGIGVATGIPMEFQFGTNWAPFSEAVGNFFGSIMGFEATWAFMLEAASLGIMVFGWERVNPIIHYISTILVAFGANASTFWILTASSWMQTPAGGELVNGKFVINDYFQAIFNPFMRNSVLHMFFGTLETSLFVIGGISAWYILNNRHHAFFSKALKIVLAAAIAVAPLQIYIGHLSAEQVYKLQPSKLAAMEAQWNTIPAGQSADWSILAWPNDKAEKNDWEIAIPNGLGYILELKKNLSEPVQGLKEWKPEDRPHLLPLIYYSFRIMVGIGFFLAGLMLWSLLQWLRGKLSPEDITQQRWLMRAWIFAAPLGYIAVDSGWIVRCVGRQPWTVYKQIRTVDSASNLPPSNVLTTLIIFTGTYILLLFAALYFGSRIIRRGPNLDLPIPGIETKPAINTTPGEFVRDERPVEAKQ
- a CDS encoding tetratricopeptide repeat protein, which produces MLEQVAAAFERQDYRTAAELLKEMLHKSPQDPWVQFYLGRLHEVSGKLEAAEDIYRQLLRSAINSKIVAQARQGLQRLEALAKLAEGIATEQRQQAIAQATADPSNTQMGVLVLEPVPTEIKTTAAQKFAQIMQLDPYTARLQLPSRGWRLCRTGQIGELRFLGQNLRKSGVPCFWATLAEIQRIQVFQVNYFQSAVPPATVVCQNEQGQLGSLSFNWSEVTQRVTGLLPIFEQVVDLDARGKLKRKTQTQDYAQFCDLHLPSKLCILRLHDKSYQFQHDVAISKQQSQINSQMTTRINWNNLTGCLDQQLTHAKSWSDFTPFAETVLEQTEMLGRLQSHIHLFRRTETNWDPAFHLYSGLVFVKNQAGCC
- the cydB gene encoding cytochrome d ubiquinol oxidase subunit II codes for the protein METLKYFLPQVWFGILALFLFLYVMLDGFDLGVGILSLTSSNEERRSILMTSLSNIWDANETWLVLMGGSLFGAFPLAYATILNALYIPVCVMLFGLIFRAVAFEFREQANRKFFWNVAFGAGSFLAALGQGFALGAVLAGIKVDEVGHFVGTTWDWLSWQSVVTALTLIQGYVLIGSTYLIWKTEGEVQTTHYKTAKIAAWTTLLGAIFITITTPIFYESARTRLFQQPLVYIFGIIPVLGILLISQLLTSLGRRQERAPFVWTILIFVLTFIGLALVVFPYIIPPQITIYEAAADPSALVFMLIFVGFLIPVMLFYNIYQYVVFRGKVTADGHYGD
- a CDS encoding nucleoside hydrolase → MSKQLVLMDHDGGVDDYLATMLLMTMDCIECLGIIITPADCYVQPAVSATRKILDLIGCFDIPVAESTVRGINPFPSLYRRDSFIVDHLPILNESETIRTPLVAETGQEFMVRVLAQASEPVTLMVTGPLTTVAAALDKAPEIEAKIKQIVWMGGALNVSGNVEKSLEAGQDGSAEWNAYWDPLAAERVWQTQIGILMCPLDLTNQVPVTSELVQQLGKQRRYPLSDLAGQCYALVIPQDYYFWDVLATAYLAHPEFYQLREWETMIVTTGLSQGRTKIVSGGRKIQAMDRVDVSSFSTYILQQWAR
- a CDS encoding cytochrome P450, whose protein sequence is MKLPDGPSDPLLIRRIRTFHWILRPLEVLEDLTKRYGETFVVSKNTSPLVVYFSNPKAIQQIFTADPELFEIGSGNDILLPLLGKHSMILLDGDHHQRQRRLLMPPFHGDRMRTYGQLICSITKQVISQWRVGESFLVRASMQEISLRVILSAIFGLHEGERFDQLRQLLTSMLDSLSSPLSSTLLFFPSLQKDWGPLSPWGRFLQIKQQVDRLIYAEIQARREQADPNRDDILTLLLGARDQTGQPMTDEELRDELLTLLFAGHETTASALAWALYWIDHLPEVQDKLLYELTTLPPDTDPSAIARLPYLSAVCSETLRIYPIALTPFPRILKSPMEIMGYQLEPGTILLLSTYLTHQREDIYPEPKQFNPERFLQRQFSPYEYLPFGGSNRRCIGLAFAQFEMKLVLATILSHYKLNLVSNRPIKPTRRGLTLAPPGNMRMVVTQHRQQKTPILV
- a CDS encoding nucleoside deaminase; the protein is MDDFMEAAIAEAKQGLQEGGIPIGSVIVKNRQIVGRGHNKRVQDNDPVTHAEIDCLRNAGRIGNYQDTTLYSTLMPCYLCAGAVVQFGIKKVIAGESETFSGAKEFMESHGVEVINLDLDECKQLMREFIQKNPQLWDEDIGK